A stretch of the Thiomicrorhabdus indica genome encodes the following:
- a CDS encoding fructosamine kinase family protein codes for MNWQDFARTLSSHLGKPIDIQSASAVHGGDINQAYRLQTSLGDLFIKLNQSHFLPMMQAEAVSLDWIANTNTLTCPKPLATGEFNNQCWLVMPFHQLTSHGDDAQRGRALAEMHQQIRKEPSPFGWFNDNFIGKTLQKNTWQNNWVRFYGEQRLRPQLELSRLNAGSQRLFDLGNELIEHLDFWFEDYQPVASLLHGDLWAGNSAFLVDGSPFIFDPASYFGDRETDLAMTELFGGYSSDFYRGYNEVFPLNKGYQQRRELYNLYHILNHFNLFGGHYAHQATNTIENLIRQANA; via the coding sequence ATGAATTGGCAAGATTTTGCAAGAACGTTAAGTTCCCATCTTGGAAAACCAATCGACATTCAAAGTGCGTCGGCAGTCCATGGCGGAGACATTAACCAAGCCTATCGACTGCAAACAAGCCTCGGTGATTTGTTTATCAAACTTAATCAATCGCACTTTTTGCCGATGATGCAAGCAGAGGCTGTAAGCCTTGATTGGATAGCCAACACAAACACTTTGACCTGCCCCAAGCCTCTTGCAACGGGTGAGTTTAACAACCAGTGTTGGCTCGTCATGCCATTTCATCAATTGACCTCTCATGGAGATGATGCTCAACGCGGACGTGCTTTAGCTGAAATGCACCAACAAATTCGTAAAGAGCCCTCGCCTTTTGGCTGGTTCAACGACAACTTCATTGGCAAAACTCTGCAAAAAAATACCTGGCAGAACAACTGGGTTCGCTTTTATGGTGAGCAACGGCTTCGTCCTCAGCTAGAATTAAGCCGATTAAATGCAGGTTCACAACGCCTGTTCGACCTCGGAAACGAATTGATTGAACACCTTGATTTTTGGTTTGAAGACTACCAACCTGTAGCGTCTTTATTGCACGGTGATTTATGGGCTGGCAACAGCGCTTTTCTCGTGGATGGCTCTCCCTTTATTTTTGATCCTGCGAGTTATTTCGGTGATCGCGAAACCGATCTAGCCATGACCGAACTATTCGGTGGCTATTCATCCGATTTTTATCGTGGCTATAACGAAGTGTTTCCTCTCAACAAAGGCTATCAACAACGACGAGAACTCTACAACCTCTATCACATATTGAACCACTTCAACCTGTTTGGCGGCCATTACGCCCATCAAGCCACAAACACCATTGAA